ATACGATTTTCTGGGGCTACGTCCTCATTTACGGGCTGCTGGCCGTCGGGGTGTTTTTCACCCTGCGGCTCGGGTTCATCCAGTTTCGCCATTTCGGGGAGATGGTACGTTCCATTCTAGGCTCGCGGCAGAGCGACCAACACGGTATTTCACCATTCCAGGCGCTGTGCACCAGCCTTGCCTCCCGCGTCGGGACCGGTAACATCGCCGGTGTTGCGGTCGCGCTGTATCTTGGCGGTGCCGGTGCAATTTTCTGGATGTGGGTGGTAGCGCTGGTCGGCATGGCCACCGGTTATGCCGAGAGCACCCTGGCTCAGCTGTACAAGGTTCAGGATCGCAAAGGTCAGTATCGCGGCGGCCCGGCCTTCTATATAGCCAAGGGCCTGAAAGCGCCCTGGGCTGGGGCCATTTTTGCGGTCAGCCTGATCATCTCCTTCGGCCTGATCTTCAATGCGGTGCAGGCCAACTCGATTGCCGATGCCATGGAAAGCGCCTTTGGCCTGCCGAAGACATGGGTCGGGCTGGTGATTGCCATCTTTGCGGGTATCGTAATCTTTGGTGGATTGCGCTCGATCGCGCGATTTGCCGAGTATGTCGTACCCTTCATGGCCGGTGCCTATGTACTGCTGGCACTGTTCGTACTGGCGATGAACATCACTGAGGTGCCCGCCGCCTTCATGTCGATCATCCGCGGCGCCTTTGGTCTGGATGAAGCTGTCGGCGGGGCTGCCGGCTCGATTACCGCAGCGATGCTCAACGGCATCAAGCGCGGTCTGTTCTCCAACGAAGCAGGTATGGGATCGGCGCCGAACGTGGCCGCTACCGCAACCCCGGCACCGCACCATCCTTCATCGCAAGGGTTGGTACAGGCTGCAGGGGTGTTCATCGATACCCTGATAGTCTGCACCGCTACCGCCATCATGATTCTGCTGTCAGGTATTCTCGAGCCGGGTAACGGCGTTACCGGCATTCAGCTGACCCAACAGGCGCTTGAGTCCCATATTGGTAGCGCCGGCAGCTATTTCATTGCCATCGCCATTCTATTT
Above is a genomic segment from Halopseudomonas litoralis containing:
- a CDS encoding alanine/glycine:cation symporter family protein; this translates as MSAIIDFLNTIFWGYVLIYGLLAVGVFFTLRLGFIQFRHFGEMVRSILGSRQSDQHGISPFQALCTSLASRVGTGNIAGVAVALYLGGAGAIFWMWVVALVGMATGYAESTLAQLYKVQDRKGQYRGGPAFYIAKGLKAPWAGAIFAVSLIISFGLIFNAVQANSIADAMESAFGLPKTWVGLVIAIFAGIVIFGGLRSIARFAEYVVPFMAGAYVLLALFVLAMNITEVPAAFMSIIRGAFGLDEAVGGAAGSITAAMLNGIKRGLFSNEAGMGSAPNVAATATPAPHHPSSQGLVQAAGVFIDTLIVCTATAIMILLSGILEPGNGVTGIQLTQQALESHIGSAGSYFIAIAILFFAFTSIVANYTYAENAMIYLGMGNTLGITLLRVAALAMVIWGAREAVLTVFNAADASMGLMATINLIAIALLSGTVSKLTKDYFEQRKQGITPKFKSADYPELHEKIDSNIWK